The bacterium genome contains the following window.
CACTCGTGCTCGGTGAAGGGTTCCGGGTTCTCGGCGACGCCCGTCGTCTGGCCCTTGAACTCGATGAACGTGTAGCCCTGGTGGGAACAGCGTGCCGTAATGCTCGCGCCCAGCCGGTAGTAGGTGATGGCACAGGGATACTTCGGCTGACCATTCATGTCCCGGCTGATGAAGATGGCCGATTCCTGGTCGATGCCGTAGCCAAGCGCGTAGAGACCGGGCGTGCCGCGGTAGTCCGCATCCACACTCACGACCACGCCGTATTCGGGCTCGTCCGGCACGGGGAAGTTGTAGATCGAAAGACGGACGTTTGCGCTCGCGGCCGGATCGATGCCCGGGGGAAGAAGCGCCGCGATCCGATCCGCATCGGTGGGGTAGTCGATCTTCAGAATCGGCCAACCCAGGATGTCACCCGGGTTGATCTTGGGTCCAGCAGGCTCGGCCATGGGGATCTCCTCGAAGTGGATACCCGATGGGTACCGCAATCCGAGGAGAGACCAAAATCGAGTCTCCTTGCCCAGGAAAGGGCTCTGCCGGGCTAGTTCGGATCCTCCACCAATCCCTCCTGGGTGTGCACGACCACCGTGCCGTTGCCCAGCCGCTCCACCGCGATCGG
Protein-coding sequences here:
- a CDS encoding acetoacetate decarboxylase family protein yields the protein MAEPAGPKINPGDILGWPILKIDYPTDADRIAALLPPGIDPAASANVRLSIYNFPVPDEPEYGVVVSVDADYRGTPGLYALGYGIDQESAIFISRDMNGQPKYPCAITYYRLGASITARCSHQGYTFIEFKGQTTGVAENPEPFTEHEWWIKVSRAVGGAEKAYDFPPHVVKVATTYQTFHQETAQGELVLRESPWDPIAELLPRRGDLSARLWTAMPTSREITLEGALDPDAFWPYADTIGGSRWPGTSGGPNR